The following proteins are encoded in a genomic region of Magnolia sinica isolate HGM2019 chromosome 1, MsV1, whole genome shotgun sequence:
- the LOC131249139 gene encoding secreted RxLR effector protein 161-like has translation MKDIPYVSAVESLMYMQTCTQPDISFTVRMLGRYQSDPGMDHWKAAKKVMRYLQGTKDYMLTYKGSDQLEVIGYSDFDYAGCINSRKSTSGYIFLLANGAISWKSVKQTYVFTSTIEAEFVACFEATTEAI, from the coding sequence ATGAAAGATATACCCTATGTTTCTGCTGTAGAGAGCCTTATGTATATGCAAACATGCACTCAGCCCGATATCAGCTTTACTGTTAGAATGTTAGGCAGATATCAAAGTGACCCTGGAATGGATCACTGGAAAGCTGCAAAGAAAGTCATGCGCTACTTACAGGGAACCAAGGATTATATGCTCACATATAAAGGATCCGATCAGTTAGAAGTGATTGGATATTCTGACTTCGATTATGCCGGATGCATTAATAGCAGAAAGTCCACATCTGGTTATATCTTTCTGCTTGCTAATGGGGCTATTTCATGGAAAAGTGTTAAGCAGACATATGTCTTTACTTCTACGATAGAAGCAGAGTTTGTGGCGTGCTTTGAGGCCACTACTGAAGCAATTTAG